A genomic region of Ammospiza nelsoni isolate bAmmNel1 chromosome 3, bAmmNel1.pri, whole genome shotgun sequence contains the following coding sequences:
- the PAQR8 gene encoding membrane progestin receptor beta — translation MTAILERLSTLSLSGQHLSRLPRLLEDGLPKMPCTVKECEVPQLFREPYIHSGYRPTGQDWRYYFLSLFQKHNEVVNVWTHLLAALAVLLRFKTFVEAEQLLVDAWSLPLLIFVLSSVTYLTCSLLAHLLQSKSELYHYTFYFVDYVGVSIYQYGSALAHFYYSSDQAWYDKFWLFFLPAAAFCGWLSCAGCCYAKYRYRRPYPIMRKMCQVIPAGLAFILDISPVAHRVVVCHLGGCEEDAAWYHTYQILFFLISAYFFSCPVPEKYFPGSCDIVGHAHQIFHTFLAICTLSQLEAILLDYKNRQEIFLKRHGPFTVYLSCISFFGLVACSAITAYILRCRIKASLAKKDS, via the coding sequence ATGACAGCCATCCTGGAGCGGCTCAGCACGCTCTCCCTCAGTGGGCAGCACCTCAGCCGGCTGCCCCGGCTGCTGGAGGACGGCCTGCCCAAGATGCCGTGCACGGTGAAGGAGTGCGAGGTGCCGCAGCTCTTCCGCGAGCCCTACATCCACAGCGGCTACCGCCCCACCGGCCAGGACTGGCGCTACTACTTCCTCAGCCTCTTCCAGAAGCACAACGAGGTGGTCAACGTGTGGACTCATCTCCTGGCGGCCTTGGCCGTGCTGCTGAGGTTCAAGACGTTCGTGGAGGCCGAGCAGTTGCTTGTGGATGCGTGGTCCTTGCCGTTGCTCATCTTTGTCCTCTCCTCTGTCACCTACCTGACCTGCAGCCTCTTGGCCCACCTGCTGCAGTCCAAGTCGGAGCTGTACCACTACACCTTCTACTTTGTGGACTATGTTGGAGTCAGCATCTACCAGTATGGCAGTGCCCTGGCTCATTTCTACTACAGCTCTGACCAAGCCTGGTATGACAAGTTCTGGCTTTtcttcctgccagcagcagctttctgtggctggctgtcctgtgctggctgctgctaCGCCAAATACCGGTACCGACGGCCTTACCCCATCATGAGGAAGATGTGCCAGGtgatcccagcagggctggctttcATCCTGGATATCAGTCCCGTGGCTCACCGGGTGGTTGTGTGTCACCTGGGGGGCTGTGAGGAGGATGCTGCTTGGTACCACACGTACCAGATACTGTTTTTCCTTATCAGTGcttatttcttttcctgccctgtccctgagaaatacttccctggctcctgtgaTATTGTTGGCCATGCCCACCAGATCTTCCACACCTTCCTGGCCATCTGCACCCTGTCACAGCTGGAGGCCATTCTTTTGGATTACAAGAACAGGCAGGAGATTTTCCTGAAGAGACACGGGCCTTTCACTGTTTATCTCTCCTGCATCTCTTTCTTTGGCTTGGTGGCCTGCAGTGCCATCACAGCTTACATCCTGCGATGCAGGATCAAGGCCAGCCTGGCTAAAAAGGACTCCTGA